In Maridesulfovibrio frigidus DSM 17176, a genomic segment contains:
- a CDS encoding methyltransferase domain-containing protein: MKNRIRQCFGKAASGYGDAASVQSKVAYRCAQNTLEGLYHNVLDAGSGVGFLYSELEKRISFENYVSLDLVHPMLMEQKKLAGPLLVASDGESLPFKEGRFDLLVSSSAMQWYADPQKSIPDSFKMLKKGGRFSIAIFVKGTLGELAEVSARTGFGSVKELQKAVFYRDLLSSIPNLRVEFTDEHHEVYFSSVVEFLRNHKKTGAVASTGNISWGKERYLRFLDEYEKTYGGEQGVRASYEVLYASGEML; encoded by the coding sequence GTGAAGAACAGGATTCGCCAATGTTTTGGAAAAGCCGCATCCGGCTATGGTGACGCTGCCTCTGTCCAGAGTAAAGTAGCTTATAGGTGTGCTCAAAACACTCTTGAAGGGCTGTACCATAATGTTTTGGACGCAGGGTCCGGCGTCGGCTTTTTATATAGCGAATTAGAAAAAAGAATTTCCTTCGAAAATTATGTTTCATTAGATCTTGTTCATCCAATGCTTATGGAGCAGAAAAAATTAGCAGGGCCGCTTCTGGTTGCTTCAGATGGTGAAAGTCTTCCGTTTAAAGAAGGGCGGTTCGACCTGCTGGTTAGTTCTTCTGCTATGCAATGGTATGCCGACCCACAAAAATCCATTCCTGATAGTTTTAAAATGTTGAAAAAGGGTGGTCGTTTTTCGATCGCAATTTTTGTAAAAGGGACTCTTGGAGAACTTGCAGAGGTGAGTGCCAGAACGGGATTCGGATCAGTTAAAGAATTGCAAAAGGCGGTCTTTTATAGAGATTTGCTTTCATCTATCCCGAATCTAAGAGTGGAATTTACTGATGAGCACCACGAAGTTTACTTTTCTTCTGTTGTAGAATTTTTGAGAAATCATAAAAAAACAGGTGCTGTTGCATCCACTGGTAATATTTCTTGGGGAAAGGAAAGGTATCTACGTTTCCTTGACGAATATGAAAAAACATATGGTGGAGAACAAGGGGTACGCGCTTCGTATGAGGTGTTGTATGCTTCGGGTGAAATGCTATAG
- a CDS encoding response regulator: MIADEETDGNDELLFAEETTDDSSSYVCDSARSWKILIVDDEKDVHSTTRLVLDDVSFEGGKLEFISAYTGEEALEIMRTHSDIAVILLDVVMETTHAGLDVARIIREEMGNKMVRIILRTGQPGQAPERKVIIEYDINDYKHKGELTAQRLFTSVFSALRSYRDITVIDQNRKGLKHIIEASGNLFKQKSIEHLAQGVLTQIISLLGLRDSVYMESSGFAVSSAAKGPMNIIASTGKYSQCNTTVEDCPEISSETKKHFDEIRSVGRGQFFGGDYLGFLPTRQKGSHLLYVEGCGPVHNKQDEDLLRIFSDNVGIAFDNLYLNQEILDTQKEIVRMLGEVVENRSKETACHVVRVSEITRILAEALSLDSEYVDELYYASPMHDVGKIGIPDSILLKPGKLTPAEFEIMKNHTDIGHSILVASNRKLLKTAAIIAHQHHEYWNGSGYPRGLKGEAIDIAGRITCITDVFDALCSQRVYKDPWDVDRALEFIKKNRGIMFDPAIVDVFFEKLDLIMAVRLEYKD, translated from the coding sequence ATGATTGCTGATGAAGAAACTGATGGAAATGATGAACTTCTTTTTGCCGAAGAGACCACTGATGACAGTAGCTCTTATGTTTGTGATTCAGCTCGCTCCTGGAAAATACTTATAGTTGACGATGAAAAAGATGTGCACAGTACCACTCGCCTTGTTTTGGATGATGTTAGTTTTGAGGGTGGAAAACTGGAATTCATTAGCGCTTACACTGGTGAAGAGGCTCTTGAAATCATGCGTACGCATTCGGACATTGCTGTCATTCTTCTTGATGTTGTTATGGAAACGACTCATGCGGGTTTGGATGTCGCTCGAATTATCCGTGAAGAAATGGGTAATAAGATGGTCCGCATTATTCTCAGAACCGGACAGCCGGGGCAGGCTCCAGAGCGCAAAGTAATCATCGAGTATGATATTAATGATTATAAGCACAAGGGTGAACTGACGGCCCAAAGATTGTTTACATCTGTCTTCTCTGCCTTGCGCTCGTATCGGGATATTACTGTCATTGATCAAAACCGAAAAGGGCTGAAGCACATAATTGAAGCCTCTGGAAATCTTTTTAAGCAGAAATCCATTGAGCACTTGGCACAGGGGGTTTTGACTCAGATTATATCTTTGCTAGGTCTGAGGGACTCAGTTTATATGGAGAGCAGTGGCTTTGCTGTTTCCAGTGCAGCCAAGGGGCCAATGAACATTATTGCGTCAACTGGCAAGTATTCTCAATGCAACACCACTGTTGAAGATTGTCCTGAAATTTCCAGTGAGACGAAAAAGCATTTTGATGAGATTCGAAGTGTCGGTCGCGGCCAGTTTTTTGGTGGTGATTATTTAGGATTTTTGCCTACAAGGCAAAAGGGTTCCCACCTTTTATATGTTGAGGGGTGTGGGCCTGTTCATAATAAGCAGGATGAAGATCTGCTTCGCATTTTTTCCGATAATGTCGGCATCGCGTTTGACAATCTTTATTTGAATCAAGAAATTCTAGATACGCAGAAAGAGATTGTGAGGATGCTTGGAGAGGTTGTAGAAAATCGCTCTAAGGAAACAGCCTGTCACGTTGTGCGAGTCTCAGAAATAACTAGAATTCTTGCGGAAGCTCTTTCTCTCGACTCTGAATATGTGGATGAATTGTATTATGCTTCTCCTATGCATGATGTCGGAAAAATTGGGATTCCAGATTCAATTTTGCTAAAGCCCGGCAAGCTGACTCCTGCAGAATTTGAAATAATGAAAAACCATACGGATATCGGGCATAGCATTCTTGTTGCCAGCAATAGAAAACTGCTCAAAACGGCAGCAATTATTGCGCATCAGCATCATGAGTATTGGAATGGATCTGGTTATCCTAGAGGTCTTAAAGGTGAAGCGATAGACATTGCCGGAAGGATAACTTGCATCACTGATGTCTTTGACGCTCTCTGCTCGCAAAGAGTTTATAAAGACCCTTGGGATGTTGATCGTGCGCTTGAATTTATAAAAAAGAATCGCGGAATTATGTTTGATCCTGCAATTGTGGATGTGTTCTTTGAAAAGCTCGATCTTATTATGGCTGTCCGTTTAGAGTATAAAGACTGA
- a CDS encoding aminotransferase class I/II-fold pyridoxal phosphate-dependent enzyme translates to MTSKWFNKHISKELVDLEESSLFRRIPAVENGADKELFFNGRKLLNLASNDYLGLARSEQLCEASVLATREYGTGAAASRLVTGNFKLYEDLEREFAAFKEQDDSMLFSSGYAANLAILDSLADRHTVVFSDKLNHASIIDGIKMSGAKHVRYRHNDIAHLKKRLESFANIPSKILITDTIFSMDGDLAHIEEIAQLCTDFDVLLVVDEAHAEGVFGGGKGLCFERKISEMVDLHMGAFSKAFGSLGGIVAGSSDLISFLRNKGRSFIFSTALPPAVVGANLAALRLVVSDHSRGERVLEISRNLKIFLESEGFDCGNSGCQIIPVILGENSLALKAQAFLVEEGIYVAAIRPPTVPANTARLRLSLRADLTSQDLDKIMRSFVSLGREFLS, encoded by the coding sequence ATGACGTCAAAATGGTTTAATAAACATATCAGTAAAGAGCTCGTAGATCTTGAAGAGTCTTCTCTTTTTAGACGGATTCCCGCTGTGGAAAACGGTGCAGATAAAGAACTATTCTTCAATGGACGAAAGTTGCTTAATCTTGCTTCAAACGACTATCTTGGTCTTGCGCGTAGCGAGCAGCTCTGCGAAGCATCAGTTCTAGCAACTCGCGAGTATGGAACTGGTGCGGCTGCCTCTCGTCTAGTTACTGGTAATTTCAAGTTATATGAAGATCTCGAACGTGAATTTGCGGCTTTTAAGGAGCAGGACGATTCAATGCTCTTTTCTTCTGGTTATGCGGCCAATCTTGCTATTTTGGACTCACTTGCCGATCGCCATACGGTTGTTTTTTCCGACAAGCTCAATCATGCCAGCATTATCGATGGCATTAAAATGTCGGGAGCCAAACATGTTCGCTACCGGCATAACGATATTGCTCATTTAAAAAAACGATTGGAATCTTTCGCTAATATTCCTTCAAAAATTTTAATTACCGATACAATATTCAGCATGGACGGCGACCTCGCGCATATCGAGGAAATAGCGCAACTTTGTACGGACTTTGATGTCTTGCTTGTCGTAGATGAAGCCCATGCGGAAGGGGTCTTCGGTGGAGGTAAGGGACTTTGCTTTGAGCGCAAAATTTCAGAGATGGTAGATTTACATATGGGAGCGTTCTCCAAAGCTTTCGGGTCATTGGGCGGTATAGTTGCTGGAAGCTCGGACCTAATTTCTTTCCTTAGAAATAAGGGGCGTTCATTTATATTTTCTACAGCACTTCCTCCTGCAGTTGTCGGCGCAAATTTAGCAGCGTTACGCTTAGTTGTTTCTGACCATTCGCGTGGAGAGAGGGTTCTTGAAATTAGCCGCAATTTAAAAATTTTTCTCGAAAGTGAAGGGTTTGATTGCGGTAATTCTGGTTGCCAGATCATTCCGGTTATTTTGGGTGAGAATTCGTTGGCGTTGAAAGCTCAGGCGTTTTTAGTAGAGGAAGGTATATACGTAGCGGCCATTCGCCCTCCTACCGTCCCTGCGAATACCGCTAGACTTCGGCTTTCTTTGCGCGCTGATTTAACTTCACAGGATTTAGATAAAATTATGCGATCCTTTGTTTCACTTGGAAGGGAGTTTCTGTCGTGA
- a CDS encoding ribonuclease catalytic domain-containing protein has translation MSLFTDGRYVAPGNIVEFMHGNQPQLAFVIEEQAGKLKLYTINKRETKMPAARVLPWVGPQYSPDASRQEMLDLMISHQENRGELQAGLDVMDIWELAQGEVEKAPLTWFAGLLWENPDADQISAMGRGMLAAKTHFKFQPPEFVIYTEEKVEQRLSLQTEEKQREEAMTAGQELFKAVWAARETGGTIRPDQIPDMSEDTAESLKAFLLERIAGTNDEKSHKMWIGLKKALPDHPHLALLLAQGWGIIHPHHNFLFNEADYVPDNSWAADHAEEIDRIIKSVESKAATPCPLAMRSIDAATTRDIDDAFNLVKNDDGGYTLTIALARPCMDWDFGGELDKAAFDRGTSIYLPEGTSHMLPEELGIGALSLFAGEIRPALITTFELDSNGELDSIHPKNGWVKITDNSTYIAVEKMLDEGTDDEMTLAYELSEKLIKRRIKNGAVVIRRPEPDLSLEGWPEKPVVKLASKEDTQKADQIISEFMILANSGLGRFAEEHNFPLLYRTQDIAIPSDLSGIVTEPHEIYRRVRLMAPPQMETVPKRHATLAVSGYSPITSPLRRYADLINMAQLCHYLHEELPRWNSDELKEMASTLQTRLQAVIKIQRFRPRYWKLLYLAQNKKKWQSAAVVDDGGQLASLSMPEIQINVRVPRPMLGDKLYPGQLFQIRFNKIDPLTNELRVVEALEE, from the coding sequence ATGTCTTTATTTACGGATGGGCGTTATGTCGCGCCTGGAAATATTGTAGAGTTTATGCATGGCAATCAGCCCCAACTTGCTTTTGTAATTGAAGAGCAAGCCGGCAAGCTAAAACTCTACACGATTAATAAGCGCGAAACGAAAATGCCTGCCGCCCGTGTTTTACCATGGGTTGGGCCGCAATATTCTCCTGATGCGTCGCGCCAGGAAATGCTGGACCTGATGATAAGTCATCAGGAAAACCGCGGAGAGCTCCAAGCTGGACTTGATGTCATGGATATCTGGGAGCTTGCACAGGGAGAAGTAGAAAAAGCCCCGCTTACGTGGTTTGCAGGTTTGCTATGGGAAAACCCTGATGCTGACCAGATTTCAGCCATGGGACGAGGGATGCTCGCGGCTAAAACTCACTTCAAATTTCAGCCCCCTGAATTTGTGATTTACACCGAAGAAAAGGTTGAACAGCGACTTTCTTTACAAACTGAAGAAAAGCAACGCGAAGAAGCCATGACGGCTGGACAAGAGCTTTTCAAAGCGGTCTGGGCTGCTCGTGAAACCGGTGGGACAATTCGGCCTGATCAAATTCCTGACATGTCTGAAGACACTGCCGAGAGCTTGAAAGCGTTCCTGCTTGAACGCATTGCCGGCACAAATGATGAAAAATCTCACAAAATGTGGATCGGTCTAAAAAAAGCACTTCCAGACCATCCTCATTTAGCTCTTCTTTTAGCTCAGGGATGGGGAATAATACATCCGCATCACAACTTTCTATTTAACGAAGCTGACTACGTTCCAGACAATAGCTGGGCCGCGGATCATGCCGAAGAAATTGACAGAATCATTAAGTCCGTTGAGAGCAAAGCCGCAACTCCATGCCCGCTTGCCATGCGCAGTATTGATGCCGCAACGACCCGCGACATTGATGACGCTTTCAATCTTGTAAAGAATGATGACGGCGGCTACACGTTAACCATTGCTCTTGCTCGCCCCTGCATGGATTGGGATTTTGGAGGAGAACTGGACAAAGCCGCATTCGACAGAGGCACCAGTATTTATCTTCCTGAAGGCACCAGCCACATGCTCCCCGAAGAGTTGGGCATTGGTGCTTTAAGTTTATTTGCAGGAGAAATCAGACCTGCGTTGATTACAACTTTCGAGCTGGACTCCAACGGAGAACTGGATTCAATTCATCCTAAAAATGGATGGGTAAAAATCACAGATAACAGCACCTATATCGCTGTTGAAAAAATGCTTGACGAAGGCACAGATGATGAAATGACTCTGGCTTATGAGTTGTCTGAAAAACTTATTAAGCGCAGAATAAAAAATGGTGCTGTGGTTATCCGTAGACCGGAACCGGACCTTTCCCTTGAAGGCTGGCCTGAAAAGCCGGTTGTGAAACTTGCGTCCAAAGAAGACACTCAAAAGGCTGACCAGATTATAAGTGAATTTATGATTCTGGCGAACTCAGGTCTCGGTAGATTCGCTGAAGAGCATAACTTCCCGCTTCTATACAGAACGCAGGATATTGCTATTCCATCTGATTTAAGCGGAATTGTCACTGAGCCGCACGAAATTTATAGACGTGTCAGGCTAATGGCTCCTCCACAGATGGAGACAGTTCCTAAAAGGCACGCAACACTAGCTGTGAGCGGATACAGTCCCATAACGTCTCCACTCAGAAGATATGCAGACTTGATAAATATGGCTCAGCTATGCCACTATTTACATGAGGAACTGCCCCGCTGGAACAGTGATGAATTAAAAGAAATGGCCAGCACGCTTCAAACGCGACTGCAAGCTGTAATTAAGATCCAAAGGTTCAGGCCTAGATATTGGAAACTTCTCTACCTTGCTCAAAACAAAAAGAAATGGCAGTCCGCTGCAGTTGTTGACGATGGCGGCCAGCTGGCATCGCTTTCTATGCCGGAAATTCAGATTAATGTCAGAGTTCCACGGCCAATGCTCGGAGATAAACTATATCCGGGACAACTATTTCAAATCAGGTTCAATAAGATTGATCCGCTGACAAATGAACTCAGGGTCGTTGAAGCCCTCGAAGAATAA
- a CDS encoding ATP-binding response regulator, with translation MQDTELFADDELLFTGEDADEASVKKLEPWRVLIVDDEPDVHAMTRMVLGDYAFEGRSLDFVSAFSGEEALGVLKKDFSIAVVLLDVVMETSTAGLDVARRIRTFINNSLVRIILRTGQPGIAPEHKVITDLDINDYWQKAELTSQRLNTSITTALRSYRDLCKIEQNRVSLAQLAMSVAHQIRNRTMTITGFANLALRKFEVDSDVAQYLNTITEESRRLEEVVDSVSEYASIDNCDHLNSEIFQLLEDVVSDTKVFAATLGKKVDFVVSLKRAVVDSRADLFKKVILELLKNAVFFSDDVSPQVELAVEVDSELCQIRISDNGPGVDDIDLPYIYDPFFTKRPEAVGMGLSIVRRVVDGYNWTLEVSHGTPHGAVFSLTVPI, from the coding sequence ATGCAGGATACAGAGTTGTTTGCCGATGATGAACTTCTTTTTACTGGTGAGGATGCCGATGAGGCGTCTGTAAAAAAGCTAGAGCCTTGGCGTGTTTTGATTGTTGATGATGAGCCGGATGTCCACGCTATGACTCGAATGGTTCTTGGGGATTACGCTTTCGAAGGGCGTAGTCTTGATTTTGTGAGTGCTTTTTCCGGGGAAGAAGCTTTAGGTGTTCTTAAGAAGGACTTCAGCATAGCTGTAGTTCTTTTAGATGTTGTTATGGAAACGAGCACTGCTGGTTTGGATGTTGCTCGCAGGATAAGAACTTTTATTAATAACTCACTTGTACGAATTATCCTTAGAACTGGACAACCCGGGATTGCTCCTGAACATAAAGTCATTACGGATCTTGATATCAATGACTATTGGCAGAAGGCAGAGCTTACATCCCAGAGGTTGAATACTTCCATTACAACTGCTCTTCGCTCTTATCGTGATTTGTGCAAGATCGAGCAAAATAGAGTAAGCCTTGCACAGCTTGCAATGTCTGTGGCACATCAAATACGAAATAGAACAATGACAATCACAGGATTCGCAAATCTTGCCTTGCGCAAATTTGAAGTTGATTCAGACGTAGCGCAGTATCTGAACACGATCACCGAAGAGTCTCGTCGGCTGGAAGAGGTGGTGGATAGTGTGTCTGAGTATGCCTCTATTGATAATTGTGATCACTTAAATTCAGAAATTTTTCAGCTTCTTGAAGATGTAGTCAGTGATACTAAGGTTTTTGCTGCAACATTAGGCAAGAAGGTTGATTTTGTTGTGAGCCTTAAGAGGGCTGTTGTGGATTCCAGAGCAGATCTTTTTAAAAAAGTTATTTTAGAATTACTTAAGAATGCTGTTTTCTTCAGCGATGATGTTTCCCCGCAGGTGGAGCTTGCTGTTGAGGTAGATTCTGAGCTCTGCCAGATACGCATTTCGGATAATGGCCCCGGGGTTGATGATATTGATTTACCATATATTTATGATCCCTTTTTTACTAAACGCCCTGAAGCTGTAGGGATGGGGCTGAGCATAGTCCGCAGGGTTGTTGATGGGTATAATTGGACACTAGAAGTTTCACATGGCACCCCCCACGGGGCCGTATTCTCTTTAACAGTACCTATTTGA
- a CDS encoding major capsid protein: MGTIGGNALTLADWSSRLGAGGEATSIVEALSQTNEVLVDAAWVEGNLPTGHRTTVRTDLPTVSWRKLNYGIKPSKSRTKQIDDSCGMLESYAEIDKALSDLNGDSSTFRTSEERAFLEAMNKEFADTFVYGDTALEPEKYLGLSARFGSLDHENVINFGGTGDNCTSIWIVCWSDQTVHFTFPKGSAGGLSHKDLGEVTLEDANGGKYQGLRTHFKWTPGLVVRDWRYVMRIASIDTTNFGTESLRHALIEAMNKIPNTNMGKTVIYCNQTVKTQLDIEASDKNNVMLKTENWEGKPVTTFWGCPIRRVDSILNTESAVIA, from the coding sequence ATGGGAACTATTGGTGGAAACGCACTTACTCTTGCAGATTGGTCCAGCCGTCTTGGCGCTGGTGGCGAAGCTACTTCTATTGTTGAAGCTCTTTCACAGACAAATGAAGTCCTCGTAGACGCCGCATGGGTCGAGGGTAACCTTCCGACTGGTCACAGAACCACTGTCCGTACGGATTTACCAACTGTCAGTTGGCGTAAACTTAACTACGGTATCAAGCCGAGTAAGTCCCGCACCAAACAGATTGATGATAGCTGTGGTATGCTTGAGTCTTACGCTGAAATCGATAAAGCGCTGTCTGATCTCAATGGTGATTCCTCTACTTTCCGTACCTCAGAAGAACGTGCGTTCCTCGAGGCTATGAATAAGGAATTTGCAGATACATTCGTTTATGGTGATACAGCACTTGAGCCTGAAAAATACTTGGGATTGTCTGCACGTTTTGGCTCCCTTGATCATGAAAACGTTATAAACTTTGGTGGAACAGGCGATAACTGCACATCCATTTGGATCGTTTGCTGGTCTGATCAGACTGTGCATTTCACTTTCCCTAAGGGTAGCGCTGGCGGCCTTTCTCACAAGGATCTTGGTGAGGTCACTCTCGAAGATGCTAACGGTGGTAAATATCAGGGCCTTCGTACCCATTTCAAATGGACTCCGGGTCTTGTTGTCCGCGATTGGCGTTATGTCATGCGCATTGCTTCTATCGACACCACAAACTTCGGAACAGAATCTCTGCGCCATGCTTTAATTGAAGCTATGAACAAGATTCCTAATACCAACATGGGTAAGACCGTAATTTACTGTAACCAGACCGTAAAAACTCAGCTCGATATTGAAGCATCAGACAAGAACAATGTCATGCTTAAAACTGAAAACTGGGAAGGCAAGCCTGTAACAACATTCTGGGGCTGTCCGATTCGTAGAGTTGATTCAATTCTTAACACTGAGTCTGCAGTAATTGCATAA
- the plsY gene encoding glycerol-3-phosphate 1-O-acyltransferase PlsY, protein MLWIFWLLFAYFLGSLPFGLLIAKISCGIDPRNEGSKNTGATNVARLCGFKYGIAALILDIAKGFIPVAMASQYSHNWVFLSLVALAAIIGHVFSIFLDMRGGKAVATSIGAFLAIAPAATIWAVLFCVIVILLSGYVSMGSLTLAVALPVLALFTGSFGAVVLGCAITLILFWTHRENIRRLATGEEISWKKK, encoded by the coding sequence ATGCTCTGGATATTCTGGTTGCTATTTGCTTATTTTCTCGGATCACTGCCATTCGGGCTTCTGATTGCAAAAATTTCTTGCGGTATTGATCCCCGTAATGAAGGTAGCAAAAACACCGGAGCTACAAATGTAGCCCGTCTCTGCGGATTCAAATACGGAATCGCTGCACTAATTTTAGATATCGCAAAAGGTTTTATCCCTGTCGCTATGGCATCACAATACAGCCACAACTGGGTGTTCCTATCACTCGTAGCTCTAGCAGCAATAATTGGTCATGTCTTTTCCATCTTCTTGGACATGCGTGGAGGAAAGGCTGTTGCAACATCAATCGGCGCTTTTTTAGCAATTGCCCCTGCGGCAACAATTTGGGCCGTACTTTTCTGCGTGATAGTTATTCTATTATCAGGATATGTTTCAATGGGATCATTAACCCTTGCAGTGGCTCTTCCTGTTCTGGCGCTATTCACCGGAAGCTTTGGAGCGGTAGTCCTAGGTTGTGCTATCACTTTGATTCTATTCTGGACTCATAGAGAAAATATCCGCCGCCTAGCTACGGGTGAAGAAATCTCATGGAAAAAGAAATAG
- a CDS encoding CBS and ACT domain-containing protein — MLVGDWMTEEVITLFPAASISDAAEMMKERGIRQIPVTEASGLVIGIISDRDVRDAMPSKFLPGDRASVVGEGLKGLKVKDIMTHDPFIVDPDTCMEVAASILLDNKIGGLPVVDEFGLVGIITEVDVYRFLTTVTGVNRGSSQFAFILEDSSTALQDLLDDLWARGIRLSTVFTSYEGIDHGLRRVFIWVQKLDDDSITALVVHLKKAYGLKYHVHKGETFKD; from the coding sequence ATGCTAGTTGGGGATTGGATGACTGAAGAGGTGATAACCCTCTTCCCCGCTGCGTCGATAAGTGATGCAGCTGAGATGATGAAAGAACGAGGAATTAGACAAATTCCTGTAACTGAGGCCTCTGGTCTTGTTATTGGGATTATATCCGATAGAGATGTTCGGGATGCGATGCCTTCGAAATTTTTGCCGGGAGATAGAGCGTCTGTTGTGGGTGAAGGTCTTAAGGGGCTTAAAGTAAAAGATATAATGACCCATGATCCGTTTATTGTTGATCCGGACACATGTATGGAAGTTGCCGCCAGTATTTTGCTTGATAATAAAATTGGTGGACTGCCCGTTGTAGATGAATTCGGCCTTGTCGGCATTATTACCGAAGTTGATGTCTACAGGTTTTTAACAACGGTCACAGGTGTGAATCGCGGAAGCTCTCAGTTTGCATTTATTCTGGAAGATTCTTCGACAGCTTTACAAGATTTGCTGGATGACTTGTGGGCGAGAGGGATCAGGCTTTCAACCGTTTTTACCTCATACGAAGGTATTGACCATGGACTTAGAAGAGTTTTCATATGGGTCCAAAAACTTGATGATGACTCTATTACCGCCTTAGTCGTGCATCTTAAAAAAGCATACGGATTGAAATATCACGTCCATAAGGGTGAAACTTTCAAAGATTAA
- a CDS encoding Bbp16 family capsid cement protein — MYLDKELCFCEEQAVTGNAVSQNVINVGEDCGSGNGIKLKVFVDTEDFAGLTDLRIALQASETDTFGLFDTVFESGAIPVVDLVKGYSFPLPSLPVKHKGFVRLSFTVGGSDATAGKVSGYLIMDDQTNV; from the coding sequence ATGTATTTGGATAAAGAACTTTGTTTTTGTGAAGAGCAGGCCGTAACTGGAAACGCTGTTTCTCAGAATGTTATCAATGTTGGCGAAGATTGCGGAAGTGGCAACGGCATTAAATTAAAAGTGTTCGTGGATACTGAAGACTTCGCAGGTCTGACGGATCTTAGGATAGCATTACAGGCATCTGAAACTGATACCTTCGGTCTTTTTGATACCGTATTCGAATCCGGCGCAATCCCCGTTGTTGATCTTGTGAAAGGATACAGCTTTCCGTTGCCATCCCTCCCTGTGAAACATAAAGGATTTGTAAGATTGTCCTTCACCGTTGGCGGAAGTGATGCAACTGCTGGTAAAGTCAGCGGTTATCTCATCATGGACGACCAGACGAACGTATAA